The following proteins come from a genomic window of Venturia canescens isolate UGA chromosome 4, ASM1945775v1, whole genome shotgun sequence:
- the LOC122409463 gene encoding uncharacterized protein, translating to MEKTIYCKNEERCKKIKFCKVNEKMSDSECVTQKIREACENDLLLKKKIENQAIVLQKLIQNQNILCDIEAEEEIIDELEITCIVPLGESLLSCSTIYAIDQDGSLIETQEKISECVEEKEKENQSINSQFKKLKTNDFTEKRSIISSFVGTPTSLPELTPELVQKVNNGGMLLAQKSLTYFWATDLLHRTNGMLSKNDYFNYAKAIVSAYPELSGGDHGCGIVRHQSSTNVRNRRANSERSVMKFGEDKLKISQNIPTVLRFIKSVLMYME from the exons atggaaaaaacgatttattgCAAAAACGAAGAGcgatgcaaaaaaattaaattttgcaaagtgaacgaaaaaatgagtgattcCGAATGTGTCACCCAAAAAATCCGCGAAGCTTGTGAAAACGACTTGcttctgaaaaagaaaatcgaaaatcaagcCATCGTGTTACAGAAGCTGattcaaaatcaaaacatTTTATGTGACATCGAAGCAGAGGAAGAAATAATCGATGAATTGGAAATAACCTGCATTGTTCCGTTAGGCGAAAGTCTTCTATCGTGTTCAACGATCTACGCTATCGATCAAGACGGCTCTCTCATTGAAAcccaagaaaaaataagtgaatgtgtggaggagaaagaaaag gAAAACCAATCAATCAACagtcaatttaaaaaactgaaaacaaATGACTTCACTGAAAAAAGAAGCATAATTTCAAGCTTCGTTGGAACGCCAACATCATTGCCAGAACTGACCCCGGAGTTGGTTCAAAAAGTGAACAACGGAGGAATGTTACTTGCTCAAAAGTCATTAACGTATTTTTGGGCAACTGATCTTTTGCATCGCACTAATGGCATGCtgagtaaaaatgattatttcaacTACGCAAAAGCCATTGTTAGTGCTTATCCAGAGCTCAGCGGCGGAGACCATGGATGT GGGATTGTACGACATCAGTCAAGTACAAATGTGCGGAATCGACGTGCTAATTCAGAACGATCTGTAATGAAATTTGGCGAagacaaattgaaaatcagTCAAAATATTCCAACTGTTTTACGATTCATAAAGA gCGTCCTGATGTACATGGAGTAG
- the Ser gene encoding protein jagged-1, translated as MRAAAAYVLFFAHLIQATTGSGYFEVQILSLTNNRGTLVDGRCCGGGIDGDNERKNGGGFPPCTESCTTAFWLCLKEYQSNVTAIGSCSFGNVSSHALGQNTFTLNDPVTLQLHFTFRWTRQFTLILQARDEPSARVIEEASYSGIVLPGPTWHTLNHQGRNAHLAYRVRVQCADHYYNATCTKFCRPRDDIFGHYTCDENGDKVCIQGWKGADCETAVCKEGCHPIHGHCNVSGECKCRHGWRGELCDQCTPYPGCKHGYCNGSSWQCICDTNWGGILCDQDLNYCGTNEPCQNGATCENTAPDQYRCTCPDGFSGPTCEKVDNPCASNPCLNGATCREVGETANCECAQGFIGPYCATDLDECASQPCQNGGTCVDGKNEFSCKCPPAWQGTLCQFDVDECALKESPCKNSITCVNLAGDYRCRCRSGFTGKNCTKNINDCVGQCQHGALCIDLVNDYHCSCTPGYSGKDCDVDIDECASKPCQNGGECRDLVNAYECVCPVGYTGYQCEIDRDHCNPNPCRNTAPCFNTQTDYYCHCPEQWQGKNCSETASHHPQFGQSDESLGCGSEGTPCGGRGRCSGGRCICDPGYTGQHCHENINDCRDNPCLNGGTCVDLVNSFQCICREGWSGDLCDQDVDECQTSPCRNNGTCVDGVADFTCNCWGGWKGKTCALKGGHCEPGTCRHGGTCQDRGDGFTCHCPPGWEGAACHIASPACASSPCENGATCVNTADGSYRCVCREGFEGPNCRRDVDDCQPLPCLNGGRCVDGVNWFRCECAPGFTGPDCRINVNECASDPCMGGATCIDGIASYSCVCPPGRSGSHCEIRTDGGVGCVAASWDDDCNVCECRNGKNQCSNVWCGQGNCLNGTSCLAHEVCVPSPGESCLAPPCPAWGECRPIETGRRVGPPALPAPPSCWPSQATPGPTCSRLTILLRRDTLVPGTSVELLCRRLRRLLADPRRPQSVVLLCDLKPGDNDTIEVTIFSEAAADAARDLGEALSRPLSRPLALASVLEVKVETALLSDPNSSGSSNSGTGYIAVLGGALATILLLAILGGLWYLRARQRSGLTATTSSETSLHRHRSDLDEKSNNLQNEENLRRYANPLKDQDPGEPRVSVVRPLSGMSLGGLGSTEESLEMVSEEGRHRLPPLYKPTSAEARNNTASFSYEEGLHKPYSKPRLQEPSYSHQQPGTSQQVGPRQVLTVHV; from the exons AGGCAATTTACGCTGATTCTTCAAGCGAGAGACGAGCCCAGTGCGAGGGTGATCGAGGAAGCGAGTTACAGCGGTATCGTGCTTCCCGGACCAACGTGGCACACTCTGAATCACCAGGGAAGAAACGCTCATCTCGCGTATCGCGTGAGAGTGCAGTGTGCTGATCATTATTACAACGCGACGTGCACCAAGTTTTGTCGTCCACGAGATGACATTTTCGGGCACTACACTTGTGACGAAAACGGGGACAAAGTTTGCATACAGGGATGGAAAGGAGCGGACTGCGAGACAG CTGTTTGCAAGGAGGGCTGTCACCCGATTCACGGTCATTGCAACGTGAGCGGTGAATGCAAGTGTCGGCACGGCTGGCGAGGGGAATTGTGCGATCAGTGTACGCCGTACCCTGGATGCAAGCACGGTTATTGCAACGGTTCGAGTTGGCAATGCATATGCGACACGAATTGGGGCGGAATACTTTGCGATCAGGATCTCAATTATTGTGGTACAAACGAGCCCTGTCAGAACGGAGCAACGTGCGAGAACACAGCTCCGGATCAGTACAGATGCACCTGCCCGGACGGTTTCTCCGGGCCGACGTGCGAAAAAGTTGACAACCCGTGCGCCTCGAATCCCTGCTTGAACGGTGCGACTTGTCGAGAAGTCGGTGAAACGGCCAATTGCGAGTGTGCGCAAGGTTTCATCGGGCCCTACTGCGCCACGGATCTCGACGAGTGCGCTTCCCAACCTTGTCAAAATGGCGGCACATGCGTCgatggaaaaaacgaattctcGTGCAAGTGTCCCCCCGCGTGGCAAGGCACGCTCTGCCAATTTGACGTTGACGAGTGTGCCCTCAAGGAATCGCCTTGCAAAAACTCCATCACTTGCGTCAACCTCGCTGGAGATTACAG ATGTCGTTGTCGAAGTGGATTTACAGGAAAGAACTGTACGAAGAACATAAACGATTGTGTGGGTCAGTGTCAGCACGGAGCGTTGTGCATCGACCTCGTGAACGATTATCATTGCTCGTGCACGCCTGGATATTCGGGGAAAGACTGTGACGTGGACATCGACGAGTGTGCCTCAAAGCCGTGTCAGAACGGCGGCGAATGTCGGGATCTCGTCAACGCCTACGAATGCGTTTGTCCCGTTGGCTACACCGGCTACCAGTGCGAGATTGACCGGGACCACTGCAATCCAAACCCTTGCAGAAACACCGCGCCGTGTTTCAACACTCAAACGGATTATTATTGCCACTGTCCGGAACAGTGGcagggaaaaaattgttcggaaacggcatcgcACCACCCGCAATTCGGGCAGAGCGACGAGAGCCTCGGCTGTGGTAGCGAGGGCACTCCGTGCGGAGGACGAGGCCGATGCAGCGGTGGAAGATGCATCTGCGATCCCGGTTACACAGGGCAACACTGCCACGAGAACATCAACGATTGCCGGGACAACCCCTGCCTCAATGGAGGCACTTGCGTCGATCTTGTAAACTCTTTTCAGTGCATCTGCAGAGAGGGATGGAGCGGCGATCTCTGCGATCAAG ACGTTGACGAGTGCCAAACGTCGCCGTGCCGGAACAACGGAACTTGCGTCGACGGAGTAGCCGATTTCACGTGCAACTGCTGGGGTGGTTGGAAGGGGAAGACTTGCGCTCTGAAGGGCGGTCACTGTGAGCCAGGGACGTGCAGGCACGGGGGTACTTGCCAGGACCGCGGGGATGGTTTCACCTGTCATTGTCCACCGGGTTGGGAGGGTGCAGCTTGCCACATAGCTTCGCCAGCGTGCGCTAGCAGCCCCTGTGAAAACGGTGCAACGTGCGTAAACACGGCCGACGGTAGTTACCGTTGCGTTTGCCGGGAGGGATTCGAGGGCCCGAATTGTCGAAGAGACGTGGACGATTGTCAGCCGCTGCCGTGTCTAAACGGTGGACGTTGCGTCGACGGCGTTAACTGGTTCAGATGCGAATGCGCGCCCGGTTTCACCGGTCCGGACTGTCGCATAAACGTCAACGAATGCGCGAGCGACCCTTGCATGGGAGGAGCAACTTGCATCGATGGAATCGCGAGTTATTCGTGCGTGTGTCCACCGGGTCGGAGCGGAAGCCATTGCGAGATAAGAACCGACGGAGGTGTCGGCTGCGTCGCCGCGTCTTGGGACGACGATTGCAACGTGTGCGAGTGTAGAAACGGCAAGAATCAGTGCAGCAACGTTTGGTGCGGCCAGGGCAATTGTCTAAACGGAACGTCCTGCCTGGCGCACGAGGTATGCGTCCCGTCGCCGGGTGAAAGTTGTTTGGCTCCCCCGTGTCCAGCTTGGGGAGAATGCAGGCCAATCGAGACCGGAAGGAGGGTCGGCCCGCCGGCGCTTCCAGCTCCGCCTTCGTGCTGGCCGAGCCAAGCAACGCCGGGCCCAACTTGCTCGAGACTGACGATACTTTTGCGCAGAGATACCCTAGTCCCGGGAACCTCGGTCGAATTATTGTGCAGGAGACTGCGAAGGCTCCTGGCCGATCCGAGGCGACCACAGTCGGTCGTTCTCCTCTGCGATCTCAAACCCGGTGACAACGACACCATCGAAGTAACAATATTCTCCGAAGCAGCTGCCGACGCGGCACGGGATCTCGGCGAGGCTCTCAGCCGCCCTCTGAGCAGACCTCTCGCTCTGGCCTCCGTTCTGGAGGTCAAAGTCGAGACGGCTCTATTGAGCGACCCGAACTCGAGCGGTTCGAGCAACAGTGGCACCGGATACATCGCTGTTTTGGGTGGAGCTCTAGCGACGATATTACTCCTCGCGATCCTCGGCGGTCTCTGGTATCTCAGGGCGAGACAGAGATCCGGGCTGACCGCGACCACCAGCAGCGAAACATCGCTCCATCGTCATCGCAGCGATCTCGATGAGAAATCAAACAACTTACAGAACGAAGAGAACCTACGGAGATACGCGAATCCTCTGAAAGACCAGGACCCTGGCGAGCCGCGAGTCTCCGTCGTTAGGCCCTTGTCGGGCATGTCACTCGGAGGCTTGGGATCAACCGAGGAGAGTCTCGAAATGGTATCCGAAGAAGGCAGACACCGCTTGCCACCGTTGTACAAACCAACGAGCGCCGAAGCGAGAAACAACACCGCCAGTTTCAGCTACGAAGAGGGTCTCCACAAGCCCTACAGCAAACCACGACTTCAAGAACCTTCCTACTCGCATCAGCAGCCCGGAACTAGCCAACAGGTCGGACCGCGACAGGTGCTAACCGTACACGTTTAA
- the LOC122409643 gene encoding leucine-rich repeat-containing protein 74B-like, translating to MKLRRAVDGESIKTELSCAAEEEKVEETSSEDGSDICLKNIDISDSQLKLDVDDDLLRPEQSATFWSNQRRSSKIYNDDGIEKFFDLAYAKELRPIKSMKEILQTDTLKLRYYGIDPRIIPVIVEAIDQNTLIQIIDLTENWLTADACEHLNQLLLTKEIISQLNLRGCRIGAEGVKNLQNGIATAPALSDLNLSRCEIGDEGLELIASPIYLNNNLENVNLADNKLEEKGADYLSAMVAQTESLKSLDLSHNHLGHSIFAETFFQGLTKNKTLEYLNMSENGLGSETTPALAYFIAKSKKLRELDLSGNRFTESDANQIAAALSSNKCLEVLRLGNNPLGASGALELVNAVSPYKSPNLKLELLDMGNVWAEKEILPSLEMLKNEKPSLTIKLGGILSNYKLRGPDTQKIFLRRAHHEALNPKKKKLKKDFGHLMLSLNDEVITSDFFKKSIKKFKLKLSQSLVNEIITAFEIEMGQIDLATMKKRYLEEFPDTKLPPQESRQKDTSDA from the exons ATGAAATTACGAAGagccgtggacggtgaatctATTAAAACTGAACTGAGCTGCGCGGCAGAGGAGGAAAAAGTAGAAGAAACCTCCAGCGAAGATGGAAGTGacatttgtttgaaaaatatcgacaTCAGTGATTCGCAGCTGAAGCTCGACGTTGACGACGATCTTCTTCGACCTGAACAATCCGCAACGTTTTGGTCGAACCAACGCCGATCATCAAAAATATACAACGACGAtggaatcgaaaaatttttcgatcttGCATATGCAAAGGAATTGAGGCCGATCAAATCGATGAAAGAAATACTTCAAACTGACACTTTGAAGTTGCGTTATTACGGCATCGATCCCAGAATCATCCCGGTCATCGTTGAAGCCATTGATCAAAATACTTTGATTCAAATCATTGACTTGACC gaaaattGGTTAACAGCAGATGCTTGTGAGCATTTGAACCAATTGTTATTAACGAAAGAAATAATATCGCAGCTCAATCTAAGAGGATGTCGAATCGGAGCGGAGGGTgttaaaaatttgcaaaatggAATAGCAACGGCTCCAGCCCTCAGCGACCTGAATCTGAGTCGATGCGAAATCGGCGACGAGGGTCTGGAGCTTATCGCCAGCCCAATTTACCTCAACAATAATCTTGAAAATGTTAATTTGGCTGATAATAAATTAGAAGAAAAAGGAGCCGATTATCTCAGTGCTATGGTCGCTCAAACCGAATCCCTCAAAAGTCTTGATTTGTCACACAATCATTTGGGACACAGCATTTTtgcagaaacattttttcaaggctTGACCAAAAATAAAACTCTTGAATATCTTAACATGTCTGAAAATGGTCTGGGATCGGAAACTACTCCTGCTTTGGCTTACTTTATCGCCAAATCAAAAAAACTTCGGGAATTGGATCTAAGcg GAAATAGATTCACAGAGTCAGATGCAAATCAAATAGCTGCTGCTTTGTCGAGCAACAAATGCCTTGAAGTACTGCGCCTGGGAAATAATCCTTTAGGAGCATCAGGTGCTTTGGAACTGGTTAACGCTGTCAGTCCTTACAAATCACCAAATCTTAAGTTAGAGCTCCTTGATATGGGAAATGTTTGGGCCGAAAAGGAGATTTTACCATCAttggaaatgttgaaaaatgagaaacctTCGTTGACCATCAAGCTGGGAGGCATTCTCAGCAATTATAAACTGCGCGGACCTGacacacaaaaaatatttctcagaAGAGCCCATCACGAAGCTCTGAacccgaagaaaaaaaagctgaaaaaagattttggcCACCTCATGTTGAGTCTCAATGACGAAGTCATTACTTCAG actttttcaaaaaatccatcAAGAAATTTAAGCTCAAGTTGAGTCAGTCACTCgtcaatgaaataataacaGCTTTTGAGATTGAAATGGGCCAAATTGATTTAGCTACTATGAAGAAACGATACTTGGAAGAATTTCCTGACACAAAACTGCCACCTCAGGAATCTCGACAAA AAGACACAAGCGACGCATAG
- the Arl2 gene encoding ADP-ribosylation factor-like protein 2: MTKEETLIMGLLTVLKKLKQKEKETRILMLGLDNAGKTTVLKRINGEPIDTISPTLGFNIKTLEHRGYKLNIWDVGGQKSLRSYWRNYFESTDGLIWVVDSADRRRLEDCKVELYKLLQEERLEGASLLVFANKQDLPGALSAPEIAEILELPSIKTHHWQIYKCSAVTAENLLEGINWIVDDIAARIFYLD; encoded by the exons ATGACTAAAGAGGAAACACTTATAATGGGTCTACTGACGGTATTGAAGAAATTGAAgcaaaaggagaaagagacgcGGATATTGATGCT tGGTCTTGATAATGCTGGGAAAACGACTGTATTAAAAAGAATCAATGGGGAACCAATTGACACGATATCGCCGACTCTCGGTTTCAATATCAAAACTCTCGAGCACCGAGGATATAAGTTGAATATCTGGGACGTGGGTGGTCAAAAATCATTACGATCTTATTGGAGAAACTATTTCGAATCGACGGATGGTCTTATTTGGGTTGTGGACAGTGCCGATCGTCGTCGATTGGAGGATTGCAAAGTGGAGCTTTACAAATTGCTTCAAGAGGAGCGTCTTGAAGGTGCTAGCTTGCTTGTATTTGCTAATAAGCAAGATTTGCCTGGAGCTTTGTCAGCTCCGGAAATCGCCGAGATTCTAGAGCTACCGAGCATCAAAACTCACCATTGGCAAATTTACAAATGTTCTGCTGTTACAGctgaaaatttattggaaGGAATTAATTGGATCGTCGATGATATTGCTGCCAGAATTTTCTATCTCGATTGA
- the HSPBAP1 gene encoding HSPB1-associated protein 1, which translates to MLPPAAHLHQAILELEEPVKFQDFYDQLDEEGNLEFLRWGPDKFFEILGNKILPFRTGNNTRTCEPQWDVKCSTEEMKFADFLETTTLENDSVWRYFDYKYMSQWFESEANFLKSIDWKRFGFDKNGFDSTLWIGSKRAHTNCHQDSYGCNLVAQIHGRKLWLLFPPDTGNAMKPTRVPYEESTIYSEYNFFCPTIKDEESIMNIKKNARLVVLEPGDVLLVPNRWWHYVESLDFSISINVWLPVEGDFKERINEALVKLLARNIGLGLPAVPEPEYSPKELIELIKLSVSHYNSELCSGSSSTGKKKRPSPWTAEELAKEYPKCVKLLPELSQGCLREWLMNNRKRFPEVEIPQNTSNDVTLVDIINALCNREVISKVSELLLHDR; encoded by the exons ATGCTCCCACCGGCAGCTCATCTCCATCAAGCAATTTTAGAACTTGAAGAACCGGTGAAATTTCAGGATTTCTATGACCAACTCGATGAAGAaggaaatttggaatttttacgtTGGGGGCccgacaaatttttcgaaatattaggCAACAAAATTCTTCCGTTTAGAACGGGAAATAACACGAGAACTTGT GAACCGCAATGGGACGTGAAATGTAGCACCGAAGAAATGAAATTCGCCGATTTTCTCGAAACTACAACGTTGGAAAATGACTCGGTTTGGCGTTACTTCGATTACAAATACATGAGCCAGTGGTTCGAAAGTGaagcaaattttttgaaatcaatcgattgGAAACGATTTGGTTTTGATAAAAATGGTTTCGATTCTACCCTGTGGATCGGCAGCAAGAGAGCTCACACCAATTGTCATCAAGACTCTTATGGCTGTAACTTAGTCGCCCAAATACACGGACG AAAATTGTGGCTGCTGTTTCCTCCAGATACAGGTAACGCAATGAAGCCAACGAGAGTGCCTTATGAAGAATCTACGATATACagtgaatataattttttttgtccaacAATAAAGGACGAGGAGTCAAtaatgaatattaaaaaaaatgctagGCTTGTTGTACTTGAGCCTGGTGATGTATTATTGGTACCAAACCGGTGGTGGCATTATGTAGAATCTTTGGATTTCAGTATTAGTATCAATGTGTGGTTGCCTGTAGAAGGAGATTTTAAGGAAAGGATAAATGAAGCTCTTGTCAAGCTACTCGCTAGAAATATTGGTTTAGGTTTACCTGCAGTTCCTGAGCCTGAATACTCTCCCAAAGAATTAATCGAGTTG ATTAAACTGAGCGTGTCTCACTATAACAGCGAATTGTGCTCGGGTTCTTCATCtacaggtaaaaaaaaaagaccgaGTCCCTGGACAGCTGAAGAATTGGCAAAGGAATATCCaaaatgtgttaaattgttgCCAGAATTGTCTCAAGGATGTTTACGTGAATGGTTAATGAACAACAGAAAACGTTTTCCAGAAGTAGAAATTCCTCAAAATACTTCGAATGATGTAACTTTGGTTGATATCATCAATGCATTGTGTAATCGTGAAGTAATAAGTAAAGTTTCTGAATTGCTCCTTCATGATAGATAG
- the Pbp49 gene encoding snRNA-activating protein complex subunit 3, translating into MDEIYSVYDGIASEKINIGKYFEKYHEAIREEWYTPAHANGEQSIASFMPSSLGEEELEMLAEYCSIDKLTVPGELERYKKQKGTIPKFESSEIPKGTNLKTLAYLEEQYKLQSHSSWKAAIKYAGEITIEYEKVDSKGPFAVPGKDTIIFIRVYEPCRAVSSTGKRIILSRVIAVLGFQTLEKVRDLIECNSDLSILKDISDNPDAPHEPNAKDIYKSNFIYIEGTFYNDLRDPTSEDNSAVIREWAQSRNLGPFKTARMNECRIDTLSVRFGYPWVYQHQGNCEHFIVFSDARFLTTEDELAVSAYPRIHRTKQRRTRYCMMCSVSPVQWIVTDSDRIPHNPACLCDVCFKSYNYVNGKKVGKFKAYRYPDHAELLADDRTEMENKKAFKSQGRKKGSSTSAT; encoded by the exons ATGGATGAAATATATTCGGTCTATGATGGAATTgcatctgaaaaaattaatatcgggaaatattttgaaaagtaTCACGAAGCGATTAGAGAAGAATGGTACACACCGGCTCACGCAAATGGCGAACAATCAATAGCCAGCTTTATGCCGTCTTCTTTGGGTGAAGAAGAATTAGAAATGTTAGCTGAATATTGTAG TATAGACAAATTAACCGTACCTGGGGAACTTGAAAggtataaaaaacaaaaagggaCTATTCCCAAGTTCGAAAGCTCTGAAATACCAAAAGGTACAAATCTAAAGACACTGGCATATCTCGAAGAACAATACAAGTTACAGAGCCACTCGTCATGGAAAGCAGCAATAAAATATGCAGGAGAAATAACTATA GAGTATGAAAAAGTTGATTCTAAAGGACCCTTTGCAGTGCCCGGCAAGGACACAATCATTTTCATCAGAGTTTATGAGCCTTGTAGAGCCGTATCGTCAACTGGAAAAAGAATTATACTATCACGAGTCATAGCAGTTCTTGgttttcaaacattggaaaaagtcAGAGATCTCATAGAGTGCAACTCTGATTTATCTATTCTCAAAGACATAAGTGACAATCCGGATGCTCCTCACGAACCTAATGCAAag GATATTTATAAATCCAACTTTATTTACATCGAAGGCACTTTTTATAATGATCTTCGCGATCCAACGAGCGAAGATAACAGCGCTGTGATAAGAGAATGGGCCCAAAGCCGCAATTTGGGCCCTTTCAAAACCGCACGAATGAACGAATGCCGTATCGACACATTGTCCGTGAGATTTGGATATCCATGGGTTTATCAACATCAAGGGAATTGCGAGCATTTCATCGTTTTCAGCGATGCAcg ATTTCTAACCACCGAGGACGAACTAGCAGTATCTGCATATCCGAGAATTCATCGAACGAAGCAACGTCGAACTCGTTATTGCATGATGTGCAGTGTCTCGCCAGTCCAATGGATTGTAACCGACAGCGACCGAATTCCGCACAATCCTGCGTGTCTATGCGACGTTTGTTTCAAATCCTACAATTACGTAAATGGTAAAAAAGTCGGTAAATTCAAGGCATATCGTTATCCTGACCACGCGGAGCTCTTGGCAGACGATAGAAcagaaatggaaaataaaaaagcgttCAAATCACAGGGAAGAAAGAAAGGGAGCTCGACTTCTGCAACGTGA